The nucleotide sequence ATGCGGGCTGCCCCGCATCAGCCGAGCCACTTCGAAGCCGTCCATGCGCGGCATCTGCACGTCCAGCAGGACCAGGCCGACGGGCTCGTCGATCATGCACTGCAGGGCCGCCTCGCCGGAGTTCACCGTGCGCACGTCCCAGTCGCTGTCGCCGAGCAGTGCCTCCATGGCGATCAGGTTTTCCTCGCGATCGTCCACCACCAGCAGCACCTGATCCTGGCAATCGACTGACACCTCAAACTGTGCCAGCTGCATACTCACCTCCTGCGGCAATCACTGATGTCAGCGCGTAACCGGCTCGTCTCCGGCATAGCCTGTGGATGACAGTGGTCTTGCTACGATAGTCCGTTATCACTGCTTGTCTCCCTGAGCCCGGCGCGATGCCTCGGGCGTGGTGCTGAGCCAGCGCTGCAGCAGGTCCAGCAAATCCTGGCGAGCCACCGGCTTGGCCAGGTAGTCATCGGCGCCGGCGGTGATGCATTTCTCCCGGTCGCCCTTCATTGCATGAGCCGTCAGAGCTATGACCGGAATCCGGCAATCATGTTCTTCCTTTAAAATTCGCGTGGCGGTGTAGCCGTCCATCACCGGCATGGCCATGTCCATCAGGATCACGTCGAACGGCTCGCGGGCGAAGCATTCCAGAGCCTCCACACCATCCTTGGCCGGTGTCACGTGCAGGCCGATCTCGTCAAGCAGCGCCGTCATCGCGTAGATGTTGCGCATGTCGTCATCCACCAGCAGCACGCGCTTGCCGTTCAGAACCGGCGCGGTACTGGCCGGCGGCGTACGCACCGCGGCAAGAAAGCCCTGCACCGCCGAGTCGAGCGCGGCAAGGTCGTTGCCACTCTTGCGCACCACCACCGCCGAGTAATGGCGCAGGCGCTGCAGGTCCTGGTGGCTGACATCGACACCGGTGTTCACCACCACGCGGGTGCCGTGCAGCGGCCGTTCGCGGTGCATCGCCTCGAGCAGGTCGAAGCCGTCCTGATCGGGCAGGTTGAGGTCGATCACCACCGCACCGAACGGTTCGCGGGCATACAGCTGCAGCGCCTGGGCGGCAGTCGCAGCGGGCGTACAGGTGAAGCCGAGCTGCTGCAGGTGTTCGCCGTAATACGCCCGTTCGGCATCGACATCTTCCACCAGCAGCAGTGGCCGCTCGGCCTGCCCCGGCACGGCAAGGTCCTGGAAGACCTGCTCCAGGGCCTGACGGCCGATCGGTTTGACCAGATAGTGGGTACCGTCGGCCTGCCAGTCCTGCGGCTGCGGCACGCAGGAAATGATGTGCACCGGCACCTCGCGGTGCTGGGCCAGGCCACGCATGCGGCGATAGATCTGCCAGCCGCTGATGTCCGGCAACAGGATGTCGAGTACCACCGCGACGAAGCGCTCGCTCTGCAGCAATTCGATGGCCTGCTTGCCACTGCGGCACTGCACGCAGGAAAAGCCGTGGGCCTGGGCAGCCTCGGCGATCACCGAGGCGAAATTGGCGTCGTCCTCGACGATCAGCATGGCCGGCCCCTGACCACTGCGTACCGGTGCGCTGACCGGGGGCTCGTGGGCATCGACCTGCACCGGCGCCACCACCGGCAGCTGCACGATGAACCGCGAGCCCTGGCCGGGCGTACTCTGCAGGCTGATCTGCCCACCCAGCACTTCGACCAGCTGACGGGTGATGGCCAGGCCCAGGCCGGTGCCTCCGAAGCGCCGGCTGGTCGACCCATCGATCTGCTGAAAGGCTTGAAAGATGCGCTCGTGCTGCTCCGCTGCAATGCCGATACCGGTGTCCCGCACGACGATCTGCAGGGTCTCGCGCTCATCGTCCAGCGGCGTGGGCGAGCAGGCGATGGTCAGCTCGACCTCGCCGCTCTCGGTGAACTTCAGCGCGTTGGACAGCAGGTTGCGCAGGATCTGGTGCAGGCGCCCGCGGTCGCTGTTGATCACCCGCGGCACACCCGGCTCGACATGGCTGAACAGCTGCAGGCCCTTCACCTCGGCCATCGGCCGCAGGCTGGCATCCAGTTCGACGAGCATGTCGTGGACGTTGAGCGGCTCCAGCCTCAGCTGCACACGACCGGCTTCGATCTTGGCCAGGTCGAGCACGTCGTTGATCAGCTGCAGCAGGTCGTTGCCGGCGCGATAGACGATGTCGGCATGCTTGACCTGCTTCTCGGTCAGGTTGCCGGCGGCGTTCTGCTTGAGCTGTTCGCTGAGGATCAGGATGCTGTTCAGCGGCGTGCGCAGCTCGTGGGACATGTTGGCGAGGAATTCCGACTTGTAGCGGTTGGCCAGCGCCAGTTGCTCGGCCTGTTCACGCAGGCGTTTCTCGGCGGCCTTGCGCTCGCTGATATCGATGATCACCGCCTGCACCAGCATGTCGTCGCCGCTGCGCAGGGGCGACAAGCCGACCTCCAGCGGAATCAGCCGACCATCGCGGTGCTGGCCGAACAGTTCACGGTTGTTGCCCATGCGCCGCGGCGACGGGTCCTGGGTGAACACCTGGCGCAGACCAGAGTGCAGGCCGCGCAGGGTTTCCGGCAGCAGCCGCTCCACTGGCTGGCCGAGCAGTTCGTCACGGCTGTAGCCGAACATCTGCTCGGTCTGCCGGTTGACCATGCTCACCAGCCCCTTGGCATCGGCGAGCACGATGGCGTTGGGCGAAGCCTCGACCACCAGGCGGAAGCGCTCCTCGGCGGCCTTGCGCGCGCTGATGTCGATGATCACCGCCTGCACCAGCACGTCGTGACCGCTGCGCAGCGGTGAGAGCCCGACCTCGAGCGGAATCGAACGACCATCGCGGTGCTGGCCGAACAGCTCGCGGCTGCCCCCCATGCGACGAGGCTCCGGACTCTCCTGGTACTGCGCACGCAAGCCCACATGGGCTGCGCGAATCGCTTCCGGCAGCAACATTTCCACCGGTTGCTGCAGCAACTCCTGACGCGGGTAACCGAACATTAACTCGGTCTGCCGGTTGACCATGGCGATCAGCCCGCGACTATCGACCAGCACGATGGCGTTGGGCGAGGCCTCGACCACCATGCGAAAACGCTCTTCGCGCTCGCGCAGCCCCTGGGCCTGGCGCTCGCTTTCGACCATCGCCCGCTCACGCAGGAACAGGTAGCCACCAACCAGCAACGACAGCAGCAGCGCGGCCAGCAGGCCGGTGCTCAGGCCCACGGTCAGCGTACTGTTGCGCAGGGTCTGCTCGTACTGCGGTGTACTGCCGACCTTGAGCAGCCATTCGCGGCCGTAGACGTTCAGCGTGCGCGATGCCTGCAGCCGCGAAGTGGCCTCGCGACCGTCGAACTCCTGCAGCAGATGCGCGCCGCCCTGGGCGTCGACCAGCTCGATCCAGAACAGATCACTGCTGCTGCCGAGAATCCCGTGCATCAGATCGGCCATGCGAAAGGAACCGGAAACCATGCCGAGCAACGCAGCCTGGCGCTCCTCGACACTGCTCAGCGGCACGTTTTGCCGATACACCGGCAGGTACAACAGCACGCCGCTCTGCACGTCCTGCTCGGTTTCCTGCTTGAGCCTGAGCGGCCCGGTGAGCGCCGCTTCGCCACCGTCGCGGGCTCGGCTAATGGCCTCGCGACGCGTGCTCTCACTGAACATGTCGAAGCCCAGCACGCGGCGGTTGCGCCAGTTCAGCGGATGGACGAAATCGACGATCAGGTATTCGTCGCGAACCCCGGTCGGGTAGATCTGGAAATAGGCCCGCCCTTCGGCCTGCACGCGCTGCAGAAAGGGTCCCAGCGTGGCGCGCTGCAGGTAGCGTCCCCAGCTCAGCGCCTGGATGCCGGGGTAACGGTCCTGCAGCTGCAGCTGATCGGTAGCGCGCTGCCACTCATCGTCGGAAACCTCCGAACTGCCGGCGAGCAGGCCGGACATGCCGCGCAGGACCATTTCATAGGCGCGCATGCGCTCGCGCACACTCTGCTCGACGCCATCCACCGCCAGGTCGAAGCGTTCCTGCTGAGCGGCTTCGCTACCGGCATTCAGCGTCCACCATTGCCAACCGACCAGCGCACCCAGACCGACCAGCAACAGCAGCGTAACCAGAAGGGGAATCCAGGGTTTGCGGGCACTAGGGGCAACGGTAAGGGTGTCGTCCATGAACTCTCCTGATCCATCCACATGCCACAGGCATGCGCCGACACCTGTTGTGCCGGGACCTTCTGGCAGTTTAGTCAGGATTTACGCAGGCATCGGACTGACGACAGACGGCAGGAAAAAAGCAGAAAGCCCTCTTCCGAGGGCTTTCTTGTGTCGCTGCGCCAGCGCTTACTGCTGAGCAGGCAGCGGCCGCAGATTGACCTCGACGCGGCGGTTCTGCGCACGCCCCGACTCGTTGGCGTTGCTCGCCACCGGCTGGTCCGGGCCGGCACCTCGGGTGCTCACCCGGGCCGCGTTCACACCCTGCGCCTGCAGGTAGTTGGCTACGCTCTGCGCACGGCGTTGCGACAGCGCCATGTTGTGCGAGTGGCTGCCGGTGCTGTCGGTATGGCCGACGATCTCGATGCTGTTCTGATCGTACTGGCGGAACGACGTGGCCAGGTTGTTCAGCGGCGTATAGAAGTTGCTGGCGATGTCGGCCGAGTCGGTGGCGAAGGTGATGTTGCCCGGCATGATCAGCTGGATGTTGTCGCCCTGGCGCTCGACCTGAACGCCAGTGCCTTCCATGCTGCGGCGCAGCTCCGCTTCCTGCTTGTCGACGTAGTAGCCGTAGCCCGCCCCCGCTGCGCCGGCGACGGCGGCACCGATCAGCGCACCCTTGCCGCGCTTGTCGTGGTTGATCGCGGCGCCGGCGGCGGCACCGGCCAGTGCGCCGAGGCCACCGTACTTGGCGGTCTTGCTCATGCCGCCGGAATTCTGATTGCCGTTCTGGCTGGTGTTCTGGTTGTCGTACGGATTCTGCGAGGCACAGCCTGTGACCAGTGCGACGACAGTGGCAGCGAGGATCAGGCGTGGGGTAGTCAACATGTTTGGGGCTCCCGAAAAAGCTAGGACCAGCCTGAGTGGCTGACAAGGGCTTAGAGCCCTGCCGGCAACGAAGATTCCCTGACCGCCGTCACGCGCGCACGAACGGGTTGTCGCGCATCTCATCGCCCAGGCGGGTATCCGGGCCGTGACCGGTGACCACCGTAGCCTCCTCGTCCAGGCTGTACAGACGCTGTTTGATCGAGCGCTCGATGGTCGCGTAATCGCCACCCCACAAATCCGTGCGCCCGATGCCGCGGCGGAACAGCGTGTCACCGGCGATCAACAGCTTGGCCTGGGGAAACCAGAAACTCATGGAGCCTGGCGTATGCCCCGGCGTGTGCAGCGCCACACCGCAACCGCAGGCCAGCTCCTCGTCGTCGGCCAGCCACTGATCCGGCGCCGGCACCGGACGATAAGGCACGCCGAACATGCGGCACTGCATTTCCAGGTTGTCCCAGAGGAACTGGTCTTCCTGGTGCAGGTGCAGGGTCGCGCCCGTCAGTTCCTTCAACTGGCCGGACGCCAGGAAGTGATCGAGATGGGCATGGGTGTGGATGATGCTGACCAGCGTCAGCCCATGCGCCTGCAGGCGCGCGAGGATCATCTCCGGCTCGCCGCCCGGATCGACGACGATGGCCTTCTTGCTCAGCGGATCACCGATCAGCGTGCAGTTGCACTGCAAAGGGCCGACGGGGAAGGTTTCGCGAATCAGCGTGGGCGGCGTGGGGCTCATCTGGCGGGTCTCATGGTTGCTCCGGGCGCGCACGATAGTCGCCCGGCCGCTTGCCCGTCCATTTCTGGAAGGCACGGCGGAAATTGGAAGGGTCGCTGAAGCCCAGCAACAGGGCGATTTCGAACAGCGGCAGGTGGGTGGTAGTCAGGTACTGCAACGCCAGGCGCTTGCGCACTTCGTCGAGCACTTTCTGGTAGCTGGTACCGGCTTCGGCCAGGTGCCGACGCAGGCTGCGGCCGCTGGTATGCAGGGCGTGCGCCGCGCTGTCGAGATTGGGGAAGTCGCCAGGGCGCGCCAGGAGCAGGCGGCGCAAGCGGGTGAGCAAGCCATCCTCGACATCCAGAGCCGCCAGCAGCGCCTCGCACTGCTCCTCGCACATGCGCATGGTCGCCGGATTGGCCAGCGCCATGGGTTTGTCCAGGTATCTGCGCGGCAGTTTCAGCCAGTGCCAGGGCTGGTCGAACAACGCGTCACAGCCAAACACCTCTCGGTAGCGCTCGGCATGTACGGGGCGCGGATGAACGAAGCCGACCTGCACCTGCTGCGGTTCCTCGCCCAAGAGAAACCCGGCGATGCTGTAGAGCGCGGCAAACAAGCCCTCAGCAGCAAAACGCCCGAGCACGCCAAGGGGAATCGACTCGTTGGCCCGCAACTCCAGGTAATCCTCGTGCTCGACCAGCTCCAGGTCGAAGGTCAAGCCGAGTACCCGGTAATACTTCAGCGCGAAGTGCACCGCGCGCTCCAGCGTAGGGCTGGAGAGCAGCGCATAGCCGAGGATGCCGTGCGCCGAGGCGTTCAGCCGCTGCCCCAGCAGCAGACCCAACGCCGGCTCCTTGCACAGAACCAGCGCGCTATTACCCAGAAAATAGATGGCATTCAGTGACAGGCGGCCGCTGGCATTGTGCAGGCACTCGCTTGAAAGGCCGGCATGTGCCAGCAACTGCTCTCTGCCCACACCCCGCTCCGCGGCTAGCTCCAGCAGAGCTTCGGCGTAAGTCATGGGCACCAGTTCGGTGTCGAGAGTAAGCAGTTTGCGCATGGTCGTCCGGGTCTCGCGATGGCCATAAATGACCGGAACAATGGCTGAAGATAACCTTGTCCGACAAAACCCCACAAGGCCATAGTCGCTGCACGCCATAACAACGACTGGGAGGCCTCATGTCCAATCCCACACCGCCCGACCTGACGATCAAGCCGCGCCAGCCTGGTTTCGACCTGCCGCAACCCTGGTTGCGCCACTGGCATGGCGACAATGCCTTCAAGAGCCACTTCTTCGACGCCATGTCGCTGCTGTTCCCCGATGGCGAGCGTTTCTTCATCGACTCGGTACGCCACTACCGCGACCGGGTAACCGATCCCCAGCAACAGGAGCAGATCCGCGGCTTCATCGGCCAGGAGGCGCACCACAGCCGCGAACACCAGCACTACAGCGACGCCCTGCGCGCCACCGGCTACGACCTCGACTATCTGGAACATCGCCTGAAGCGGCGCCTGGCGTTCGTGCGCAAGCACCTGCCGCCCAAGGTACACCTGGCCTCCACCGTCGCGGTGGAACACCTGACCGCGATCATGGCCGACGCCATCCTGCAGAATCCTGACTGGCTGGAGGGTGCCGACCCGGCCATGGCGCGACTGTGGCGCTGGCATGCGCTGGAAGAAAGCGAGCACAAGGCCGTTGCGTTCGACCTCTATCAACAGGTCGGCACCAGCCCCTGGCTACGCCGCCGGGCAATGATTTACAGCACGCTGTACTTCACCCTCGACACCTTCAAGGGCCTGGTGCACATGCTCAAGCGCGATGGTTTGCTATGGAACTGGCAGGTATGGCGCGACGGCCTGGCCTGGCTGTGGGGCAGCCGCGGCATTCTGCGTCCGCTGGTGCGGGTCTACCTGGACTTCTACAAACGCGACTTCCATCCGTGGCAGCACGACAACCTGCACATCATCGAGGACTATCGGCGCCAGTTCGACCTGCCACTGCAGGCCGATTGATCAGCGCAGCAATCCCAGGCCCTTGGCGCGCGCCACGGCCTGGGTGCGCCGCTCGACGCCGAGCTTGCTGTTGATGTGGCGGGCGTGGGTCTTCACCGTGTGCAGCGAGATGAACAAGCGCTCGCTGATTTCCTGATTCGAACAGCCCAGCGCGATCAGGCGCAGCACCGCCAACTCCCGCGTACTCAGGGTGTCCGTGGCGGCGAGGGCGACCACGTCCTCACCCTCCTCGTCGGGCTCGGGCAGGTGCTCGCGCAGCGCTTGACTCAACGGGGTCGCCGGCGCGACCAACAGCTGTTCGCGCAGCCAGTCCGGCTTGTGCGCCAGCAGCTCGTGGAACGGCAGCAAGCCACCGCCAACCGCCGCACCCAGGCAGCTGTGCAACTGCTGCTGGGCATCACGCTCGCGACCTGCGGCACACAGCAACAGGCTCAGCTGCACCTGGGCAAAGACGCCGATCAGATGCCCACCACAGCCTTGCGCACGCATCACCAGGGCGCGCAGGCGGCGCTCCGCAGCGTCGCCCTGCCCCTGCAAACGCTCCAGCGCCGCACGGTGCAGCTCGATGTGCAGGGACAGCTGTGGGTGAAACTCCGGCGCGGTTGCCGGCTCTTCGCCGCCGTAGGTTTCCGCCAGGCGCAGGAGCCAGGCATTGGCCAGGTCGGTCTGCCCCTGGCTCAGCCACAACTCGCACTTGGCCAAGGTGATCATGGCCAGGTAGTACACCGGCGGCACATCCCAGATGTGCATCAGCCGCTCGGCCTCGGCCAGCAGCGAAAACGCTTCGGCATAGCGCCCGGCACGCCCTTCCTGGCTGGCCAGAATGCAGTAGCCGACCAGCAGGCTGATGTCGCGACAGGCGCGCGCCTCGGCAATCCCGGCGAGCAACTTTCTGCCGCCTTCTGCGGGCTGCAGGCGTAGCACCAGAAGAAAACCTTCATAGAGAGTCAGACGCGCGCGCACAGCGT is from Pseudomonas sp. PDM14 and encodes:
- a CDS encoding OmpA family protein, whose protein sequence is MLTTPRLILAATVVALVTGCASQNPYDNQNTSQNGNQNSGGMSKTAKYGGLGALAGAAAGAAINHDKRGKGALIGAAVAGAAGAGYGYYVDKQEAELRRSMEGTGVQVERQGDNIQLIMPGNITFATDSADIASNFYTPLNNLATSFRQYDQNSIEIVGHTDSTGSHSHNMALSQRRAQSVANYLQAQGVNAARVSTRGAGPDQPVASNANESGRAQNRRVEVNLRPLPAQQ
- a CDS encoding MBL fold metallo-hydrolase gives rise to the protein MSPTPPTLIRETFPVGPLQCNCTLIGDPLSKKAIVVDPGGEPEMILARLQAHGLTLVSIIHTHAHLDHFLASGQLKELTGATLHLHQEDQFLWDNLEMQCRMFGVPYRPVPAPDQWLADDEELACGCGVALHTPGHTPGSMSFWFPQAKLLIAGDTLFRRGIGRTDLWGGDYATIERSIKQRLYSLDEEATVVTGHGPDTRLGDEMRDNPFVRA
- a CDS encoding metal-dependent hydrolase; amino-acid sequence: MSNPTPPDLTIKPRQPGFDLPQPWLRHWHGDNAFKSHFFDAMSLLFPDGERFFIDSVRHYRDRVTDPQQQEQIRGFIGQEAHHSREHQHYSDALRATGYDLDYLEHRLKRRLAFVRKHLPPKVHLASTVAVEHLTAIMADAILQNPDWLEGADPAMARLWRWHALEESEHKAVAFDLYQQVGTSPWLRRRAMIYSTLYFTLDTFKGLVHMLKRDGLLWNWQVWRDGLAWLWGSRGILRPLVRVYLDFYKRDFHPWQHDNLHIIEDYRRQFDLPLQAD
- a CDS encoding response regulator, which encodes MDDTLTVAPSARKPWIPLLVTLLLLVGLGALVGWQWWTLNAGSEAAQQERFDLAVDGVEQSVRERMRAYEMVLRGMSGLLAGSSEVSDDEWQRATDQLQLQDRYPGIQALSWGRYLQRATLGPFLQRVQAEGRAYFQIYPTGVRDEYLIVDFVHPLNWRNRRVLGFDMFSESTRREAISRARDGGEAALTGPLRLKQETEQDVQSGVLLYLPVYRQNVPLSSVEERQAALLGMVSGSFRMADLMHGILGSSSDLFWIELVDAQGGAHLLQEFDGREATSRLQASRTLNVYGREWLLKVGSTPQYEQTLRNSTLTVGLSTGLLAALLLSLLVGGYLFLRERAMVESERQAQGLREREERFRMVVEASPNAIVLVDSRGLIAMVNRQTELMFGYPRQELLQQPVEMLLPEAIRAAHVGLRAQYQESPEPRRMGGSRELFGQHRDGRSIPLEVGLSPLRSGHDVLVQAVIIDISARKAAEERFRLVVEASPNAIVLADAKGLVSMVNRQTEQMFGYSRDELLGQPVERLLPETLRGLHSGLRQVFTQDPSPRRMGNNRELFGQHRDGRLIPLEVGLSPLRSGDDMLVQAVIIDISERKAAEKRLREQAEQLALANRYKSEFLANMSHELRTPLNSILILSEQLKQNAAGNLTEKQVKHADIVYRAGNDLLQLINDVLDLAKIEAGRVQLRLEPLNVHDMLVELDASLRPMAEVKGLQLFSHVEPGVPRVINSDRGRLHQILRNLLSNALKFTESGEVELTIACSPTPLDDERETLQIVVRDTGIGIAAEQHERIFQAFQQIDGSTSRRFGGTGLGLAITRQLVEVLGGQISLQSTPGQGSRFIVQLPVVAPVQVDAHEPPVSAPVRSGQGPAMLIVEDDANFASVIAEAAQAHGFSCVQCRSGKQAIELLQSERFVAVVLDILLPDISGWQIYRRMRGLAQHREVPVHIISCVPQPQDWQADGTHYLVKPIGRQALEQVFQDLAVPGQAERPLLLVEDVDAERAYYGEHLQQLGFTCTPAATAAQALQLYAREPFGAVVIDLNLPDQDGFDLLEAMHRERPLHGTRVVVNTGVDVSHQDLQRLRHYSAVVVRKSGNDLAALDSAVQGFLAAVRTPPASTAPVLNGKRVLLVDDDMRNIYAMTALLDEIGLHVTPAKDGVEALECFAREPFDVILMDMAMPVMDGYTATRILKEEHDCRIPVIALTAHAMKGDREKCITAGADDYLAKPVARQDLLDLLQRWLSTTPEASRRAQGDKQ
- a CDS encoding AraC family transcriptional regulator; this encodes MRKLLTLDTELVPMTYAEALLELAAERGVGREQLLAHAGLSSECLHNASGRLSLNAIYFLGNSALVLCKEPALGLLLGQRLNASAHGILGYALLSSPTLERAVHFALKYYRVLGLTFDLELVEHEDYLELRANESIPLGVLGRFAAEGLFAALYSIAGFLLGEEPQQVQVGFVHPRPVHAERYREVFGCDALFDQPWHWLKLPRRYLDKPMALANPATMRMCEEQCEALLAALDVEDGLLTRLRRLLLARPGDFPNLDSAAHALHTSGRSLRRHLAEAGTSYQKVLDEVRKRLALQYLTTTHLPLFEIALLLGFSDPSNFRRAFQKWTGKRPGDYRARPEQP